AAAACGGGTTTGGGTTGAAACGGGTCATTTTTGGTCTGGGTCGAAACGCACCGGTCCGGGCGGGTTGACCCAAACACACTTTTTGTGCATTTTTATATTCATAAGTAGATAACTAATTTGATATTTCCGATTAGAAAAACAAGAATAATACGTTAATGATCTAAATCTTTGAATATGAATGATTTAGAAGACTGTATGTTTAGATAAATCAAAAACAGACATTGGACTTGACAATCGCACCTTCCGAGAGGAGGCAAGCCCCCAATAACAGACGATGAAGATGACCTTCGATTCCGTGAGTCAAAGTTGGTCAAAGAGTCCTGCTCGGGCGTGACTAATCTCCTTCCATTACTTCTTCCTTGAGGTTGACTCTACAAGAACAGATCTTTAGTAAAAATTGGATGTGTATGTATATAAATTACAAATAACAAACATAAAAAAGAAAATGCAACTATGATTCATATATTGCTAAGTTTGTAGCGAGAAAAAATAACAACAAACCTCAACCTTCAAGAACCCTGCAAGTACATCCAACAGCAATGGACCACTATCTCCGTTTTGGTTTGCGTCATACCCATATTTATTACTTAAGCCTTTTAATTCGGCTTTCCAATCATCCTTTTGCTGCAATGTAGCGTTTAGACAAAAGTTAGAATATCTGCTCCAAAATAATCGAGTGGCAAACTATCGTTCTTGTGAAAATACTAGTGTTGGAAATCAGGCCCTTGATCGAACACAGAAACACGATTGACGTTCGACTCTTTTTATTATTAAACAATGAGAGCACCCCAATACAATAACCCTAaccctctatttatactaaactcaTTCTAGCCATAATTATCTATAACCCGTCTTGATCTATATCTCTTCAATTCAAGATTAACGTCTTCAGCTAGGTGGTAAAAAGGGGAAGTCGGGTGGGTTGGGTAACAAGTCAAAATGAGTTTTATTCAAATGGTTCATTTCTAGATGTGGGTCAAACAGGTTTCGTTGGCCTGCACAGTGCCAACACAATCTAATCCACAAACTTAAAATTTATTACTGATAAATGTATTAATATGATCACAAAACCTATATTATACATGTCATAATCTATTTTTTAACAGAATGATTTAGAAGGTTGGAAGCCCATTTGAAATTTGAATACACTTTCGGAGACTTCTAAAGTTTGAATTTGACTTGTTTCCATTATAGCTACCCCTCTTATTTTACCATTTTGAGTTTTGACCCAATATCAACAAAATCCAACCCGAACCGGTCCGTCTTAATGCCACCTCTAGAAAATACCAAAGATAATACTAAAGTTTGAAAGAACGAGTTAAGACAAATTATGAAAACGTATATAAAACATTAACATTGTATTTTGTTTTTTGTTCAAAAATCCCATATTCTTGAAAAGTGGTGTTTTTGTATTCAATTTTCATAAGAACGatagtttgtaataaaaatccaATACTACTTCATGAGTATTTCAACATAATTTCAAAAGTTAAATCACTCTTCAAAGCTTGTTATTAAATAAactaaagagtaaactgccattttggtccctgtggtttggtcaattttgccactttagtccaaaactcaaactttttgcatctgggtccctgtggtttcagttttattgccattttggtccaaaaatgaaatcaggtcatatttgtcttataaaatcctgttattttgtcattttccgcaggggcaaaatgatcatttcttttttataaataaataccatattttataagataaatatgacctgatttgcccctgaggaaaatgacaaaattgcaggattttataagacaagtatgacctgatttcatttttggaccaaaatggcaataaaactgaaaccacagggacccagatgcaaaaggtttgagttttggactaaagtggcaaaagtaaccaaacctcagggaccaaaatggcagtttactctaaactAAAAGAAATCAATAGCAAGAACATGTACACACTTCACATTAAAGCTTGTAAGTTTGCACGTGATTACCAAATTACACTCTGGCAAATAAACTTTTAGTGTGTGGTTAAGTTGTGCCCATTCCAGGTATTCACATATTAGAGCCGTCAATAGCCGACCTGAAAACATGTCAAATCAAACCAACATGAGAAGCCACAAATTGCATTTTgcatattaaaaaaaacatacaatcaTGTTCGTATATTGATGTGTGATTGGCTAATGCTGAACAAAAGAACCCCCACTATAATAACCAAATATTACTAAAGTAACAATATAACAATTTATAAGACGGATACAGCAAACCATAGGGAACTCTTCTAAATTTGTATCCTTAAACTACCGCCAAGAACTTTGTTGGAACTTTTATAAGGTTTGATGTTAACAATTATATTCTATTACTTATTTATATTATCTTTAGTTAACTTTTATTCAAAATTTTAACATATTATTGAAGCTATGTAATTTTGAACCATATGTGATACActgattatttaaaaaataaataagcaAAAGTGACGACCTACTTCAAAGTTGAAACCGTAACAAAAATCCAATTTTACCAATTACTCTAATAGTCGAAGAGAAGAGATATACCAGTTGGAGAAGCGTGAAGCTGCCTTGCACGGTCGTTGCAACTCCCCAAAAGCGCAGGAGGCAAGCCTTCATCCTTTTCAATCACCTTATCCTCTTCCTCTATTGCTTCAAACACACTTGCTCTAAGCTCAGCCTTCCATCATTAAGTCAATCatgaataaaaaaaatacattaagTCAAAGACCAAATCTTGACTAATGAGtaccttggttttaaaatgcgcgcataATGCGTGATGCGCCCGATGCGCTAATGAGAGCGCATCGCAACGGCTGATGCGTTGCGATTACGTGATGCGAGAATATTGCGCCGATTTCTCATAATGTGCTCCGATGCACGCATCAttgtttattatgtttttttttccaaattttaCGAAATGGGTTGAGTTTTTTCAGTAATTAATATCTTAGTATGCTTGATTTGGACCATTGTGGTTCAAGAAACATTTCAGTATGTTTGATTTGAACCAAAAAGCACAACTCTTATCTTCTTATTACGTTAGTTGTTCTAGTTTAGGTATGTTTTTATACGTTGTTatgtataaatatttttttataaagagCGCATCACATACGTGATCCACTCACATCATG
This genomic stretch from Helianthus annuus cultivar XRQ/B chromosome 8, HanXRQr2.0-SUNRISE, whole genome shotgun sequence harbors:
- the LOC110894761 gene encoding protein TONNEAU 1a isoform X2 encodes the protein MDDYTREMMDLKTLVTRTLEKKGVLAKIRAELRASVFEAIEEEDKVIEKDEGLPPALLGSCNDRARQLHASPTGRLLTALICEYLEWAQLNHTLKVYLPECNLQKDDWKAELKGLSNKYGYDANQNGDSGPLLLDVLAGFLKSQPQGRSNGRRLVTPEQDSLTNFDSRNRRSSSSSVIGGLPPLGRQIPSSQASDRRGGSSNSGYRKDDYNRRYDNDDIQDDMMRTSTAFENLQLDRKARNLTSSWRHGGDGSSEEDGRVDHM
- the LOC110894761 gene encoding protein TONNEAU 1a isoform X1, which gives rise to MDDYTREMMDLKTLVTRTLEKKGVLAKIRAELRASVFEAIEEEDKVIEKDEGLPPALLGSCNDRARQLHASPTGRLLTALICEYLEWAQLNHTLKVYLPECNLQKDDWKAELKGLSNKYGYDANQNGDSGPLLLDVLAGFLKVESQPQGRSNGRRLVTPEQDSLTNFDSRNRRSSSSSVIGGLPPLGRQIPSSQASDRRGGSSNSGYRKDDYNRRYDNDDIQDDMMRTSTAFENLQLDRKARNLTSSWRHGGDGSSEEDGRVDHM